The Oecophyllibacter saccharovorans sequence GGTAGCGGATTCCTGCTGCGACCGCGCCCAGCCGCACGCCCCGCACTGCAGAGAGCGCGGGCAGGGGGCGGGCCAGGGGAGAGACGGGCGGCGCACCGGATGACGTGGAGGCCATGGCAGGCTCAGGCTCCGGATCGGGGCCCGGGCGGCCCGGTTGGGCGCGCCCGGGCCGCTTGGGAGAGGGGGTTATTTGGCCGGCTGGGCAGCAGGCTTGGCGGCAGCGGCAGGCGGCTGGGCCATCGGCTTGCCGTCAGCATTGTAGTAGACGACCTTGACGTCCTTGCTGGCCTTGTCGATGACCTGGCGGATGCCCTGGCGGACCAGCTCGTTCTTGATGTGGTCATGCGCCTGCTCCAGCGTCGGCACCGGCACCATGCGGGTGCCGAGCACCTGGATGACATGCCAGCCGTACTGCGTCTGGATCGGGGTCTGGGAGATGGTGCCCGGCTTGAGCGAGAAGGCCGCCTTGGAGAAGGCCGGGATCATGTCGCCCTTCTTGAACCAGCCGAGATCGCCGCCGTCATGCGAAGCGGTGCCCTTGTCAGCTGAAAGGGTGGCGGCCAGCTTGGCGAAATTCGCGCCGTGGTCGCGGTCGAGCTGCTTGATGATGTCCTTGGCCTGCGCCTCGGAATCCACGAGGATGTGGCGCGCATGCACCTCTTCCTCAGGCTTCTGGTTGGCGTAATGCGCGTCGTAATAGGCCTTGATGGCCGCTTCGTTGATCTTGGGCGCGATCTGCTGCTCGAGATAGGCGTTCTGCAGCACGTTGTCGGCCGCAGCGGTCATGGCGGCCTTGACGGCGGGCTTGTCTTCGAGCTTTTCCTTCTCGGCCATGATCTGGACGACCTTCTGGTCGATCAGCTGGTGGGCCAGGAGAGACAGCAGAAGTTCCGGCTTCATGTTGAGCTGGCGCACTGAAGGGGGCAGGCTCTGGGCGGCGCGCTGGATGTCGCCGAGCGTGATCTTCGCGCCGCCAACGGTGGCGATCAGCATGTCGGGGTTGGCGGTGCGGGCCGGCTGGGCAGCCGGAGCGGCAGGCTTGGCCGGAGCGGCGGGGGCAGCGATGGCTGCGGTGCCGGCAAGAAACGTGCAGGCAGTCAGGGCCGTGACGGCCAGGGAGCGGGAAAGCCGCATGGAATACCTCGTGCTGTGGATCGCGAAGATTATATTATAAAGACACTTCTACCCCGCCAACATGACAAAGCCCGGCCCGGCCCGCAAGCGTTTCCTGTCATGGTCGGCTATAGTCGGCGCGATGCTGGCGCCCGGTCCTGGCCTGGCCCCGGCTTGACCCTGGGCGCGGGCGTGCTTATTTCCAGCAGACATGACCATGAGTATCTGCGCCCCCGCCCGGCAGGACCCGGGTGGACAGGCAGCAGGACGTCACCGCCGGCCCAGCGCTGCCGGCGCGGCCCGCCAAGCAAGAGATGCGGGCGCGTTCCTGCCGGGCCGCGGAACCAGCGCCAGCAGTCAGGGATCTCCATGTTCGCACGCCTCGCCCGCGCCGTCTTCGGCTCCGCCAATGACCGCCTCCTCAAGGGGTACCAGCGACGCGTGCCTGAAATCAACGCGCTCGAGCCCGCCATGCAGGCGCTGAGCGACGCTGAGCTCAGCGCCAAGACCGCTGAATTCCGCAAGCGCCTGGCAGACGGGGCTTCCCTTGATTCGCTGCAATGCGAGGCTTTCGCCGTCTGCCGCGAGGCCTCGCGCCGCGTGCTGGGCAAGCGGCATTTCGACGTGCAGCTCATCGGGGGCATGGTGCTGCATGACGGGCGCATCGCTGAAATGCGCACCGGCGAGGGCAAGACCCTCGTGGCCACCCTGGCGGTCTATCTCAACGCGCTGACCGGCAAGGGCGTGCACGTGGTGACGGTCAATGACTACCTGGCCGGTCGCGATGCCGCCGAGATGGGCAGGCTCTACAGCTTCCTCGGCCTGACCACGGGCGTCATCATCCCCAACCTGCCCGACGACCAGCGGCGCGCGGCTTACGGGGCTGACATCACTTACGGCACCAACAACGAATTCGGCTTCGACTACCTGCGCGACAACATGAAATACACGCAGGAAGAGATGGTCCAGCGTGACTTCAACTATGCCATCGTTGACGAGGTGGACAGCATCCTCATTGACGAGGCCCGCACCCCGCTGATCATCTCAGGCCCTGCCGAGGACAGCTCCGACCTGTACCATGCGGTTGACGAGGTGATGAAGGAGCTGGTCCGTGACCCGGTCAATTACGAGAAGGACGAAAAGCACCGCACCGTCATCCTGACCGAGGAAGGCACCCACCGGGTCGAGGAACTCCTGCAGGAGGCGGGGCTGCTGCAGGAGGGCGGGCTTTATGACATCCACAATGTCGCGGTGGTGCACCACGTCCAGCAGGCCCTGCGCGCCCACACGCTGTTTGCGCGCGACGTGGACTATATCGTGCGCGACGGCAAGCTGATCCTGATCGACGAGTTCACCGGCCGCATGATGGACGGGCGCCGTTATTCCGAAGGGCTGCACCAGGCGCTGGAAGCCAAGGAGCATGTGGAGATCCAGCAGGAGAACCAGACGCTGGCTTCTATCACCTTCCAGAATTACTTCCGCCTCTAT is a genomic window containing:
- a CDS encoding peptidylprolyl isomerase, which codes for MRLSRSLAVTALTACTFLAGTAAIAAPAAPAKPAAPAAQPARTANPDMLIATVGGAKITLGDIQRAAQSLPPSVRQLNMKPELLLSLLAHQLIDQKVVQIMAEKEKLEDKPAVKAAMTAAADNVLQNAYLEQQIAPKINEAAIKAYYDAHYANQKPEEEVHARHILVDSEAQAKDIIKQLDRDHGANFAKLAATLSADKGTASHDGGDLGWFKKGDMIPAFSKAAFSLKPGTISQTPIQTQYGWHVIQVLGTRMVPVPTLEQAHDHIKNELVRQGIRQVIDKASKDVKVVYYNADGKPMAQPPAAAAKPAAQPAK